One genomic region from Thermoleptolyngbya sichuanensis A183 encodes:
- a CDS encoding SinI family restriction endonuclease, which yields MSVNFDSIISTSSSEGDFLKIFEDAFSQENQLLLEAHRTILTACYRNPGLSPTLKANTPETLAKAWLKKYNDSYENRISRRISQLSGTVADPIVSIIINARLIGLTTEHLEQIKYAHRLSMSAENIQGLLLEEFLAEQLADYGWYCCWGESVRHVDFCNVDGSLLQVKNRSNSENSSSSRVRINQPIEKWYRVDARTGSYRWSYFNDKYNTNRFSEENFVIFVQQVLTRNPDALAIEINNPWKDLSDSSN from the coding sequence ATGTCTGTTAACTTCGATAGCATTATCAGCACTTCAAGTTCTGAAGGAGACTTTTTAAAGATTTTTGAAGATGCATTCTCTCAAGAGAATCAGCTATTGCTTGAAGCGCACCGAACAATTCTCACAGCGTGCTACAGAAATCCAGGACTTTCCCCAACCCTAAAAGCTAATACACCAGAAACGTTAGCCAAAGCTTGGTTGAAAAAGTATAACGATAGTTATGAAAATCGAATTTCAAGGCGAATCTCACAACTCTCAGGCACAGTTGCCGATCCAATTGTCAGTATAATTATAAACGCTCGGTTGATAGGACTAACAACGGAACATCTTGAGCAAATCAAATATGCCCATAGGCTATCAATGTCTGCTGAAAATATTCAAGGATTACTACTGGAGGAGTTTCTGGCTGAGCAACTTGCTGATTATGGTTGGTATTGTTGTTGGGGAGAATCTGTTCGGCACGTAGATTTTTGTAATGTCGATGGCTCTCTCTTACAGGTCAAAAATCGTAGCAACTCGGAAAACAGTTCATCTTCTAGAGTAAGAATTAATCAGCCCATTGAGAAATGGTATCGGGTTGATGCCAGAACAGGCTCGTATCGATGGTCTTATTTCAACGACAAGTACAATACGAATCGCTTTTCAGAAGAAAACTTCGTTATCTTTGTCCAGCAGGTTCTAACCCGCAATCCAGATGCCTTAGCCATTGAGATAAACAATCCTTGGAAGGATTTGTCAGATTCATCAAACTAA
- a CDS encoding XisI protein, which translates to MDKLTKYPKLIKRILTEYVELSKRHPNPDIETFLIVDEAKAHYIWMNLGWQNGERITGMTVYVRIRDGKFWIEEDWTENGIATDLIREGVPKEDIVLAFHEPKMRQYTEFAVAS; encoded by the coding sequence ATGGATAAATTAACGAAGTATCCAAAGTTAATTAAGCGCATTTTGACTGAATACGTGGAGCTGAGTAAACGTCACCCTAACCCAGACATTGAAACGTTTTTGATTGTAGATGAGGCTAAAGCCCACTATATCTGGATGAACCTTGGTTGGCAGAATGGGGAACGTATTACTGGGATGACGGTCTATGTTCGGATTCGGGATGGTAAATTCTGGATCGAAGAGGATTGGACTGAAAACGGTATTGCGACTGATTTAATTCGTGAAGGTGTTCCCAAAGAGGATATTGTACTGGCATTCCATGAGCCTAAGATGAGACAGTATACGGAGTTTGCTGTAGCGTCGTAG
- a CDS encoding element excision factor XisH family protein, which produces MGFDPKTTNFLGFRDLCQATRALGQYDIYRYLLEEIAPDRKLYVAVNKVAYNTFFAQDVTQLILNKHRLPVIVVDIETEEILQWIN; this is translated from the coding sequence ATGGGCTTCGATCCCAAGACAACGAATTTTCTGGGCTTTCGGGACTTGTGTCAGGCAACCAGGGCTCTCGGTCAGTATGACATATACCGCTATCTTTTAGAGGAAATAGCCCCAGACCGTAAGTTGTACGTTGCCGTCAACAAAGTTGCATACAATACCTTTTTTGCTCAGGATGTGACTCAACTCATTCTCAATAAACATCGACTTCCCGTCATTGTTGTAGATATAGAAACGGAGGAAATTTTGCAATGGATAAATTAA
- a CDS encoding cupin domain-containing protein, with amino-acid sequence MTTETCVIPVIRTPKDYQAFRISPQDTNRLAIVFDPISANMSLTYCVEIFDVGGKTPPNRHQLAVEMFFVLKGQGRATCDGKTVDISAGDSILVPATGTHEIENTGPGRLYALCIMVPNEDFAELIRSGIPAELDEEDLAVLRRSDGLRVG; translated from the coding sequence ATGACTACCGAAACCTGCGTCATTCCAGTGATCAGAACGCCCAAGGACTATCAGGCGTTTCGCATTAGTCCACAGGATACAAATCGACTGGCGATCGTATTTGACCCCATCAGCGCAAATATGTCGCTGACCTATTGCGTGGAAATTTTTGACGTGGGCGGAAAAACGCCACCCAATCGGCATCAGCTTGCTGTGGAAATGTTTTTTGTATTGAAGGGCCAGGGGCGAGCCACTTGCGACGGCAAGACGGTCGATATTTCAGCAGGAGACAGCATTCTGGTTCCCGCAACGGGCACGCATGAAATTGAAAACACCGGGCCAGGGCGGCTGTATGCACTCTGCATCATGGTGCCCAATGAAGACTTTGCCGAACTGATTCGCAGCGGCATCCCCGCAGAACTAGACGAGGAAGACCTGGCGGTGCTGCGCCGATCAGACGGGCTGCGGGTAGGCTAG
- a CDS encoding cysteine hydrolase family protein yields MRSLGTPPNAWLVDAHNADLTRPPLPPRPISLKADTKTLRVDLAKAAMLVIDMQNDFCHPDGWLAHIGVDVTPARAPIGPLQGLLPVLRGLDVPILWINWGNRPDLLNISAGLRHVYNSSGDGVGLGDPLPKNGAPVLQKDSWAAAVVDELEQLPQDIKVDKYRMSGFWDTPLDSILRNLGRTTLFFGGVNADQCVMATLQDANFLGYDCILVSDCTATTSPEYCWQATVYNVNQCFGFVTHSHAILDAMK; encoded by the coding sequence ATGCGATCGCTTGGCACGCCGCCCAACGCTTGGCTTGTCGATGCCCACAATGCTGACCTGACGCGCCCGCCGCTCCCCCCCCGCCCGATCTCGCTCAAAGCAGACACCAAAACGCTGCGGGTCGATCTGGCAAAAGCGGCCATGCTGGTCATCGACATGCAAAACGACTTTTGCCATCCCGACGGCTGGCTAGCACACATCGGCGTAGACGTAACCCCCGCCCGCGCCCCCATCGGCCCGCTGCAAGGCCTACTACCCGTGCTGCGTGGGTTGGACGTGCCTATCCTCTGGATCAACTGGGGCAACCGACCCGACCTGCTCAACATCAGCGCCGGACTGCGCCACGTTTACAACAGTTCCGGCGATGGCGTGGGTCTGGGCGACCCCCTGCCCAAAAACGGCGCACCCGTCCTGCAAAAAGATAGCTGGGCCGCCGCCGTCGTAGACGAACTGGAACAACTGCCGCAAGATATCAAAGTCGATAAGTATCGCATGAGCGGCTTTTGGGACACGCCGCTCGACAGCATTTTGCGAAACCTGGGGCGGACGACCCTGTTCTTTGGCGGAGTCAACGCCGATCAGTGCGTCATGGCCACGCTGCAAGATGCCAACTTTCTTGGCTACGATTGCATTTTGGTTAGCGATTGCACAGCCACCACGTCGCCTGAATACTGCTGGCAAGCCACGGTCTACAACGTGAATCAGTGCTTCGGTTTTGTTACTCACTCTCACGCAATTCTGGATGCCATGAAGTGA
- a CDS encoding RidA family protein: MLQYITLDGLPCVAPYCHAVRAGDFLFVTGQLAEDPKTGEVVRGPIEEQAVRVMENLKMVLEASGSSFSQVVMARIFVTDFRFYDAVNDIYKSYFESGRLPGRTTVGVSALADFGDVEIDLIAYCGE, translated from the coding sequence ATGCTTCAGTACATCACCCTCGACGGTCTACCCTGTGTTGCGCCCTATTGCCATGCGGTACGGGCAGGAGATTTTCTGTTTGTGACGGGGCAACTCGCGGAAGACCCCAAAACTGGCGAGGTCGTGCGTGGCCCCATTGAGGAGCAAGCAGTGCGGGTGATGGAAAATCTGAAGATGGTGCTGGAGGCTTCGGGTAGCAGCTTTAGTCAGGTGGTGATGGCGCGGATTTTTGTCACCGATTTTCGCTTCTACGACGCAGTTAACGATATCTACAAGTCGTACTTTGAATCAGGACGGCTGCCAGGACGCACCACGGTCGGCGTGTCGGCGCTGGCAGATTTTGGCGATGTCGAAATTGATTTGATTGCCTACTGCGGAGAGTAG
- a CDS encoding amidohydrolase gives MTGYTIRQAWIASETGYDTVDVQIEGGRIANIAPQLDPVGIVVDGRDKLLLPGFVNAHTHSSELWQRGAILPYPLELWLAELYDFAPADPEQVYLSAIGTAVETLLSGGTTVVDHLTIMPGQELETIGAAVKGYREAGIRAFVAPLIQDQSLPSSIPTGGTVQVYEPYARTAQETLEMMSEAIAQFHRPDDGIYIVMAPTGPQLCSDELFAGCNELSDRHGLCRHTHLLESKAQKLLAEEKYGCTAVEYLKRLEFLGPRTSLAHCVWLNDHDIQLLAATQSTVVHNPLSNLRLGSGIAPILKYRQAGVNVTFGCDGSASNDSQDLLEAIKIGSILHNVTDFDYRHWITPRQAVSMAALGGATGLGMQDQIGSLDVGKLADLVLYDLTSLSLLPRTDPIGLLVLGRPVQAVHSAWVGGRQVIADGNMTTVNVHQLRQELFARSQWAVDRQSPTRDALEARYRSVMGLQGD, from the coding sequence TTGACAGGCTATACGATTCGGCAGGCATGGATTGCAAGTGAAACGGGCTATGACACGGTAGATGTGCAAATTGAGGGCGGGAGAATTGCGAATATTGCTCCCCAGCTTGACCCTGTGGGAATCGTTGTGGATGGACGCGACAAGCTCCTGTTGCCAGGGTTTGTCAATGCCCATACCCACTCCTCGGAACTGTGGCAGCGGGGGGCAATTTTGCCTTATCCCTTGGAGCTATGGCTGGCGGAACTCTACGACTTTGCGCCCGCCGATCCAGAGCAAGTCTACCTGAGCGCCATTGGTACGGCGGTGGAAACCCTGCTCTCTGGGGGCACCACCGTTGTCGATCATCTGACCATCATGCCGGGTCAAGAACTGGAAACCATTGGCGCGGCGGTGAAGGGCTATCGCGAAGCGGGCATTCGCGCATTTGTTGCGCCGCTGATTCAGGATCAGTCGCTGCCCTCTAGCATTCCTACGGGAGGAACTGTCCAGGTCTACGAGCCGTATGCCCGCACAGCCCAAGAAACGCTAGAGATGATGAGCGAGGCGATCGCCCAGTTTCATCGTCCCGATGACGGTATCTATATTGTGATGGCTCCGACCGGGCCCCAGCTTTGCTCTGACGAACTGTTTGCTGGGTGCAATGAACTGAGCGATCGCCACGGACTCTGCCGCCACACCCACCTGCTAGAGAGCAAAGCCCAGAAGCTGCTGGCAGAAGAAAAATACGGCTGTACGGCAGTGGAATATCTGAAACGGCTGGAGTTCTTGGGGCCACGCACCTCCCTGGCCCACTGCGTCTGGCTCAACGACCACGACATCCAGCTTCTCGCCGCCACACAATCCACCGTTGTCCACAATCCCCTCAGCAACCTGCGCCTGGGGAGCGGCATTGCGCCAATCTTGAAATATCGGCAGGCCGGGGTGAACGTTACTTTTGGCTGCGACGGCTCCGCCAGCAACGACTCCCAGGACTTGCTCGAAGCAATCAAAATCGGCTCCATCTTGCACAACGTCACCGACTTTGACTATCGCCACTGGATTACACCCCGTCAGGCCGTCAGCATGGCCGCCTTGGGCGGCGCAACCGGGCTGGGAATGCAAGACCAGATCGGCTCCCTGGACGTAGGAAAGCTGGCAGATTTGGTGCTGTATGACCTCACCAGTCTGTCGCTGTTGCCGCGCACCGACCCCATCGGGCTGCTGGTGCTGGGTCGCCCGGTGCAGGCTGTTCATAGCGCCTGGGTGGGCGGCCGCCAGGTAATTGCTGACGGCAACATGACGACGGTCAATGTCCACCAGCTTCGTCAGGAACTCTTTGCCCGGAGCCAGTGGGCTGTCGATCGGCAGTCCCCAACGCGGGATGCGCTGGAGGCACGGTATCGCAGCGTAATGGGATTGCAGGGGGACTGA
- a CDS encoding DNA cytosine methyltransferase — MATQYLSVKETSEILNCSEQYVRQLLRYGEISGERISSRWIVASESVQNYRIKGEDVSLKVPDHGRRSFSKPELKALSFFSGCMGLDLGLEKEGIQVLLACEIDAAARKTIEINRPDMALIGDIRDYSATEIREKAGLSSTDEIDVIVGGPPCQAFSSAGKRQGFNDERGNVFLTFIDLITELKPRFAVIENVRGLLSAPLKHRPHEMRGKNFPPLSQDEQRGGALLFITQRLREAGYSISFNLYNAANFGSPQQRERVVIACSRDGEKLPYLTPTHSEKGLYGLPTWKSLREALEGLPKDGHHFVKFPEKRLKYYRLLKPGQYWRDLPEELHQEALGASYHAGGGKTGFYRRLAWDKPAPTLVTHPAMPATDLAHPEEDRPLSIEEYKRIQEFPDDWIIAGTLLEQYRQVGNAVPCSLGRAIARMLLSHLRGEQLITYPDFPYSRYHKTDDVSWMKNMGCFEESSAKQLSLNLV, encoded by the coding sequence ATGGCTACTCAATACCTCTCTGTAAAAGAAACCTCTGAAATCTTAAACTGCTCGGAGCAATATGTGCGTCAGCTACTCAGGTATGGCGAGATCAGCGGGGAGAGGATTAGTAGTCGGTGGATTGTGGCATCAGAGTCTGTTCAGAACTACCGTATTAAAGGAGAAGATGTTAGCTTAAAAGTCCCTGATCATGGGCGACGCTCGTTCAGCAAACCTGAGCTAAAAGCCTTGAGTTTTTTTTCTGGTTGCATGGGTTTGGACTTGGGACTAGAAAAAGAAGGTATTCAGGTGCTACTTGCTTGTGAAATTGATGCAGCCGCTCGAAAAACAATTGAGATCAATCGACCCGATATGGCATTGATTGGGGATATTCGGGATTACTCAGCTACAGAAATTCGAGAAAAAGCAGGACTTAGTTCAACCGATGAGATTGATGTCATCGTTGGCGGACCACCGTGCCAAGCCTTTAGCAGTGCGGGAAAGCGCCAAGGATTTAATGATGAACGAGGTAATGTTTTCTTGACATTTATTGATTTAATTACTGAGCTTAAACCGAGATTTGCAGTCATTGAAAATGTTCGAGGATTATTATCTGCTCCGTTGAAGCATAGACCTCACGAAATGCGAGGAAAAAATTTCCCACCCTTGTCTCAGGATGAGCAAAGAGGTGGTGCCTTGCTGTTTATTACTCAACGGCTCAGAGAGGCTGGGTACAGTATTTCCTTTAATTTGTACAATGCTGCTAATTTTGGATCACCACAGCAGCGGGAAAGGGTTGTCATTGCTTGTAGTCGTGATGGAGAAAAACTTCCCTACCTCACACCTACTCATTCAGAAAAGGGTCTATATGGGCTGCCAACCTGGAAAAGTTTACGAGAAGCCTTAGAAGGTCTTCCCAAAGATGGACATCATTTTGTCAAGTTTCCTGAAAAACGGCTTAAGTATTACAGGCTCCTGAAACCTGGACAATACTGGCGGGACTTACCAGAAGAGTTACATCAAGAGGCGCTAGGAGCTTCTTATCATGCAGGAGGGGGAAAAACAGGTTTTTATCGTAGGCTAGCGTGGGATAAACCTGCCCCTACCTTAGTCACTCATCCAGCAATGCCTGCAACGGATCTAGCCCATCCAGAAGAGGATAGACCCCTTAGTATTGAAGAATATAAGCGTATTCAAGAATTTCCAGACGATTGGATTATTGCAGGTACCTTACTTGAGCAATATCGGCAAGTTGGCAATGCTGTACCCTGCTCTCTAGGAAGAGCGATCGCTAGGATGTTGCTATCTCATCTAAGGGGTGAACAGCTTATTACATATCCAGATTTTCCGTATTCTCGCTATCATAAAACCGATGATGTCAGTTGGATGAAGAATATGGGTTGTTTTGAAGAATCCTCAGCAAAACAACTATCCCTCAACTTAGTTTGA